One candidate division WOR-3 bacterium DNA window includes the following coding sequences:
- a CDS encoding alanine--glyoxylate aminotransferase family protein, with translation MGHFMIGHRSKDYSDLQAEVVPKLKKLLYTENEVYLGTCSSTGWMEGAIRNCAHKRVLACVNGAFSKRWFQMAAPNKVDADKYEVEWGHGHDPKEIDKMLSTGKYDCLLIVHNETSTGVMNKLPEVAEVMKKYPDISFCVDAVSSMTGVKIEVDKLGIDVCLAGVQKAFALPPGLAVAAVSKKALEKSAKATNKGYYFDFVEFQKYQEKNQTPSTPTISHIFAINMQLDKFFAEGLDKRFARHLEMATYVREWAKKNFALFPQPGYESVTLTCITNTKGISIADLNKKLGEKEMTLSNGYGDLKEKTFRIAHMGDLTMKDVKELITAINEILEL, from the coding sequence ATGGGGCATTTCATGATCGGTCACAGAAGCAAGGATTATTCAGATCTTCAGGCCGAAGTCGTACCGAAACTAAAAAAACTTCTTTATACCGAAAATGAAGTATATCTCGGCACTTGTTCCTCGACCGGATGGATGGAAGGAGCTATAAGAAACTGCGCTCACAAACGCGTCCTGGCATGCGTCAACGGCGCTTTTTCAAAAAGGTGGTTTCAGATGGCTGCCCCCAATAAAGTCGATGCGGACAAATACGAGGTCGAATGGGGACACGGACACGACCCGAAGGAAATTGACAAAATGCTGTCTACCGGGAAATACGACTGCCTTTTGATAGTGCACAACGAGACTTCGACGGGAGTTATGAATAAACTGCCCGAAGTCGCAGAAGTCATGAAAAAGTACCCGGACATCTCTTTCTGCGTGGACGCTGTGTCCTCAATGACCGGCGTCAAGATAGAGGTCGACAAACTCGGAATAGATGTATGTCTGGCAGGTGTGCAAAAAGCCTTCGCTCTACCCCCCGGACTCGCTGTCGCCGCGGTCAGCAAAAAAGCTCTCGAAAAATCCGCCAAAGCGACCAACAAAGGTTATTATTTCGACTTCGTGGAATTCCAAAAGTACCAGGAGAAAAACCAGACTCCTTCTACACCGACAATTTCTCACATTTTCGCCATAAACATGCAATTAGACAAATTTTTCGCCGAAGGCCTCGACAAGCGGTTCGCCAGACATCTCGAAATGGCAACTTACGTCAGAGAATGGGCGAAAAAGAACTTCGCTCTATTCCCTCAACCCGGCTACGAATCCGTAACTCTGACCTGTATAACTAATACGAAAGGCATAAGCATAGCCGACCTGAACAAAAAACTCGGTGAAAAAGAAATGACTCTCTCGAACGGCTACGGGGACCTCAAGGAAAAAACTTTCAGAATAGCTCACATGGGCGATTTGACAATGAAAGACGTCAAAGAACTTATAACCGCTATAAACGAAATTCTCGAACTCTAA
- a CDS encoding deoxyguanosinetriphosphate triphosphohydrolase codes for MLRHRKDLENFEENFLASYAFTSKNSLGRDHSEKESEFRTAFQRDRDRIIHSRAFRHMEYKTQVFVNHVGDYYRTRLTHTLEVAQIAKSVAKTLMLNEDLTEAIALAHDIGHTPFGHAGEEALKELMTKEGGFEHNRQGLRVVEKLEFRTDKYLGLNLTVETREGIIKHRSEYDSPENDFDSAFQPGKNPFLEAQIVNTADEIAYNNHDIDDGLKSGLINLSQLSEIDLWKDTVNAVSGGKALDEKLLRTTAVRELIGRQIEDVIKTSENNIESSGVKSVDDVRNSHSLISFSGGMKKGNTVLKNFLYENLYQHYKVVKMQDKAKRFIGRLFESYLKEPKQLPPFHQSRIVNEGEKRVICDYIAGMTDRFAMDEYSRLFEPFTRL; via the coding sequence ATGTTGAGACACAGAAAAGACTTGGAAAATTTCGAAGAAAATTTTTTGGCTTCATACGCCTTTACTTCGAAAAACTCATTGGGCAGAGACCACTCTGAAAAAGAGAGCGAATTCAGAACAGCCTTTCAGCGCGACAGAGACAGGATTATTCATTCCCGGGCATTCAGGCACATGGAATATAAGACTCAGGTGTTCGTAAACCACGTCGGTGATTATTACAGGACGAGACTCACTCACACCCTCGAGGTCGCTCAGATAGCCAAATCCGTCGCAAAGACTTTAATGCTCAACGAAGACCTCACCGAAGCGATAGCACTCGCTCACGACATTGGCCACACTCCGTTCGGACACGCGGGAGAGGAAGCTCTGAAGGAACTGATGACCAAAGAAGGCGGCTTCGAACACAACCGGCAGGGACTCAGAGTCGTAGAAAAACTCGAATTCAGGACGGACAAATATTTAGGTCTCAATCTGACTGTCGAAACCCGCGAAGGCATAATAAAACACCGCAGTGAATACGACAGTCCCGAAAACGATTTTGACTCCGCTTTTCAGCCAGGTAAAAATCCTTTTCTGGAAGCGCAAATAGTCAACACGGCCGATGAAATAGCATACAACAATCACGATATTGACGACGGCTTGAAATCCGGATTAATAAATCTTTCTCAACTCAGTGAAATAGATCTTTGGAAAGACACTGTAAATGCCGTATCAGGCGGAAAGGCGTTGGACGAAAAACTCCTTCGGACTACCGCCGTCCGCGAGCTCATAGGAAGGCAGATTGAAGACGTCATAAAAACCTCGGAGAATAATATTGAATCCAGCGGCGTTAAATCTGTAGACGATGTCAGAAATTCGCACTCCTTGATCTCCTTTTCAGGCGGCATGAAAAAAGGCAACACTGTATTAAAGAATTTTCTCTACGAAAATCTATACCAGCACTACAAAGTCGTAAAAATGCAGGATAAAGCGAAAAGATTCATTGGAAGGCTCTTTGAATCCTATTTAAAAGAGCCCAAACAGCTTCCCCCCTTTCATCAGTCACGTATCGTAAACGAGGGAGAAAAAAGAGTGATATGCGACTACATAGCGGGTATGACTGACCGTTTCGCGATGGACGAATACTCCCGTCTTTTTGAACCTTTCACGAGGCTTTAA
- the purH gene encoding bifunctional phosphoribosylaminoimidazolecarboxamide formyltransferase/IMP cyclohydrolase encodes MIKTALMSLWDKKDADKILSSLAAKKVKIIATSGTAKFIRERGYEVTDAGSLTGYGEILGGRVKTLHPVLFAGILARRDNPEDLKQIEAAGLETIDLVVVNFYPFAEKGMNAASEKETVEFIDIGGPSLIRSAAKNHRWVTVLSSPAQYDEFLDQFEKSSGGTEEIFRKKCAAKAFRLTSHYDALIAGTLGGEYLEGESSFPFTMFGRLNYGENPHQEGYFLKNPLWGISFSELSKGLSYNNILDAEAAVKAVRQFEEPAVSIVKHQSLCGLAEGKDLTETFKNAYETDPDSAYGGIFAMNRKIDLSLAEVINKTPFLTMIIAPEADDDAKEILAKKKKRIIILNGSLFTQDKGYSVKSVSGGFLYQTRDSFEDTSQWETVSSEKPDEKTFKSLVFAQKAVMSVKSNAVVLAQSSRLVGIGGGNVSRIDSVVQACEKAGEKARGSVMASDAYFPFPDSIEYAREKGVYAVVQPGGSKMDSKVLESAEKCGMIMIFSKRRHFYH; translated from the coding sequence ATGATAAAAACAGCGCTCATGTCTCTTTGGGATAAAAAAGACGCCGATAAAATACTGAGCTCTCTGGCGGCTAAAAAAGTGAAAATAATAGCGACGTCGGGAACGGCAAAATTCATCAGAGAAAGAGGTTACGAAGTCACCGACGCCGGGTCCCTGACCGGTTACGGGGAAATCCTGGGCGGCAGGGTCAAGACTCTCCATCCCGTATTGTTCGCCGGGATTTTAGCGAGAAGAGACAATCCCGAAGACCTGAAACAAATTGAAGCCGCGGGTCTCGAGACTATAGATCTCGTCGTAGTAAATTTCTACCCATTTGCTGAAAAAGGCATGAACGCAGCGAGTGAAAAAGAAACTGTCGAATTCATCGACATCGGAGGCCCTTCCCTTATCAGATCGGCCGCGAAAAATCACCGCTGGGTGACAGTCTTGTCATCACCGGCGCAATATGATGAGTTTCTGGATCAGTTCGAAAAAAGCAGCGGCGGCACCGAAGAAATATTCAGAAAGAAATGCGCGGCAAAGGCTTTCAGGCTTACGTCGCACTACGACGCCCTGATAGCGGGTACTCTGGGCGGAGAATATCTTGAAGGAGAATCTTCTTTCCCGTTCACTATGTTCGGCCGCCTGAATTACGGAGAAAATCCGCATCAGGAAGGCTATTTCCTTAAAAATCCTCTCTGGGGTATTTCATTTTCCGAGCTTTCCAAAGGATTGTCCTACAACAACATACTCGACGCCGAAGCCGCCGTAAAAGCAGTCAGGCAGTTTGAAGAGCCCGCAGTGTCGATCGTCAAACATCAAAGCCTCTGCGGACTTGCCGAAGGAAAAGACTTGACCGAAACTTTTAAAAACGCTTACGAAACCGATCCGGATTCGGCTTACGGCGGCATTTTTGCCATGAACAGGAAAATAGACCTTTCTTTAGCCGAAGTAATAAATAAAACGCCTTTTCTGACGATGATAATAGCTCCCGAGGCCGACGACGATGCCAAAGAAATTCTTGCTAAAAAGAAAAAAAGAATAATCATATTGAACGGAAGCCTTTTTACGCAGGATAAAGGATATTCGGTGAAATCCGTCTCCGGGGGATTTCTTTATCAGACCCGGGACAGTTTCGAAGACACCTCTCAATGGGAAACCGTTTCCTCCGAGAAACCCGACGAAAAGACTTTCAAATCCCTCGTTTTCGCCCAAAAAGCCGTTATGTCGGTCAAATCAAACGCGGTCGTACTCGCCCAATCTTCACGCCTTGTCGGTATAGGGGGAGGAAACGTCAGCAGAATAGATTCGGTGGTTCAGGCCTGCGAAAAAGCGGGTGAAAAAGCCCGGGGTTCGGTCATGGCTTCGGACGCTTACTTCCCCTTCCCGGACAGCATAGAATATGCCAGGGAAAAAGGCGTTTACGCCGTTGTTCAGCCCGGAGGTTCCAAAATGGATTCGAAAGTGCTTGAAAGCGCCGAAAAGTGTGGTATGATTATGATTTTCAGCAAGAGAAGGCACTTCTACCATTAA
- a CDS encoding exopolysaccharide biosynthesis polyprenyl glycosylphosphotransferase has product MLRQRAVWYKYNLLILDLLVLNLSFVTAQMIRFSKFYQPHSYFLGNVRISVSIAVFACFSTLAIFVFHLFGLYKIQVLTSRFEHIVNLIKALLVSSIFYSFLNYITKLNYHFTDSRLVLIFWPLISLALFLLVRVVLYPFFHRFMSKAPFNMRRLLIVGDTEIAVECMNELKKNKEYGCEVVAALSLDGRQGPDDTIEGYTLEKAADIIDKFSPTDLFVAVRNTSTKTAISVISNLYPCIKNVEFTSYQYDRLADLINTDRYGSNPVFSLGESPYFFWYKFFKRTADFILSLMFILSTLPLLLIVISLIKLSSKGPGIITQPRVGKDGKIFNFYKFRTMRMAEDGEIKKRDNAYIESIANENTVVKKIVDKKRVTWIGKILRATALDETPQFFNVLKNDMSLVGPRPCLVAEYEAYNDWHKKRYSIKPGCTGIWQVLKSRGLSFSDTILLDLIYSNSVSPWLDLQLVLNTVFIMISGSADK; this is encoded by the coding sequence ATGCTTAGACAAAGAGCCGTTTGGTACAAATACAATCTTTTGATACTTGACCTTCTCGTTCTCAATCTGTCTTTCGTGACGGCTCAAATGATAAGATTTTCCAAATTTTACCAGCCTCATTCCTATTTTTTGGGAAATGTCCGTATTTCAGTCAGCATTGCGGTCTTCGCCTGTTTTTCGACGCTTGCCATTTTCGTATTTCATCTTTTCGGTCTTTACAAAATACAAGTTTTGACCAGCCGTTTTGAGCACATAGTCAATCTCATAAAAGCCCTGCTCGTTTCTTCTATATTTTATTCTTTCCTGAATTACATAACCAAATTAAACTACCATTTCACTGACAGCAGACTGGTGCTGATATTCTGGCCTCTGATATCGCTCGCGTTATTCCTGCTTGTCAGAGTTGTTTTGTATCCTTTTTTTCATAGATTTATGTCCAAAGCGCCGTTCAACATGAGAAGGCTCCTCATAGTAGGCGACACTGAAATCGCCGTGGAATGCATGAATGAACTTAAAAAAAACAAAGAATACGGATGCGAAGTAGTGGCTGCTCTTTCACTTGACGGCAGACAGGGACCAGACGATACGATTGAGGGCTACACGCTCGAAAAAGCAGCCGACATAATAGACAAATTCTCTCCGACCGACCTGTTTGTCGCCGTGAGGAATACTTCGACAAAAACCGCAATTTCAGTTATATCGAACCTTTATCCCTGTATCAAAAATGTTGAATTCACTTCATATCAATACGATCGCCTTGCCGACCTTATAAACACAGACAGATACGGCAGCAACCCTGTTTTTTCGCTTGGTGAATCGCCTTATTTTTTCTGGTATAAATTTTTCAAAAGGACCGCCGACTTCATATTATCTCTCATGTTCATCCTGTCGACGCTTCCTCTGCTTTTGATCGTCATCTCTCTTATAAAGCTTTCATCGAAAGGGCCGGGAATTATAACCCAGCCGCGGGTAGGAAAAGACGGAAAAATTTTCAATTTCTACAAATTCAGAACTATGAGGATGGCTGAAGACGGCGAAATAAAAAAAAGGGACAACGCGTACATAGAATCCATCGCGAACGAAAACACCGTCGTGAAAAAAATAGTCGACAAGAAAAGGGTGACCTGGATAGGAAAAATCCTCAGAGCCACGGCCCTCGACGAGACACCGCAGTTTTTCAACGTCCTGAAAAACGACATGAGCCTCGTCGGTCCGAGACCCTGCCTGGTTGCCGAATACGAAGCGTACAATGACTGGCACAAGAAAAGGTATTCAATAAAACCGGGGTGTACTGGGATATGGCAAGTTCTGAAATCAAGAGGCTTGAGTTTCTCTGACACCATCTTACTAGACCTCATATACTCGAACAGCGTCAGCCCCTGGTTGGATCTTCAACTGGTTTTAAACACTGTCTTCATAATGATTTCAGGTTCCGCAGATAAATGA
- a CDS encoding DegT/DnrJ/EryC1/StrS family aminotransferase — MKKIPFLDLKTQYDSIKEEIDDAVYSVIKDTAFVGGKYVEDFENNFAVYTNRKYATGTANGTAALFMALKSAGIGKGDKVVVPAMTFVATSESVTWSGADVIFTDVRKDDLLIDVEKIDTKKKLKGVIPVDLYGKMVAPDELTGFASDNGLKLIWDCCQSHGAKIVAGGKEYKSGQSGESACFSFYPGKNLGAYGDAGAVVTNSDSAESFIRSLCNHGREGKYNHSIEGFNERLDGMQAAILNVKLGYLDKWNEQRRRAAQTYKKRLDPIGVWTQSMRDGDLPVYHLFVIQHSKRDELAGELAEKGISTGIHYPSALHLLKAYKHLGYNEGDFPVAENAAKKILSLPIYPELSDNDIHRVCDEIEKFCSKNGL; from the coding sequence ATGAAAAAAATACCTTTTCTCGATTTGAAAACTCAATACGACAGTATAAAAGAAGAAATTGACGACGCGGTTTATTCCGTCATAAAAGATACGGCATTTGTCGGCGGTAAATATGTGGAAGATTTCGAAAATAATTTTGCTGTTTACACGAATAGAAAATACGCGACAGGAACTGCTAACGGAACGGCGGCTCTTTTTATGGCTCTGAAAAGCGCGGGTATCGGTAAAGGCGACAAAGTCGTCGTTCCCGCAATGACTTTCGTTGCGACTTCCGAATCCGTGACGTGGTCTGGGGCGGATGTAATTTTCACTGATGTCAGAAAAGACGATCTGCTCATCGATGTAGAAAAGATAGATACGAAGAAAAAATTAAAGGGCGTAATACCTGTTGATCTGTACGGAAAAATGGTCGCGCCTGACGAGTTGACCGGATTCGCTTCGGACAACGGCCTGAAGTTAATTTGGGATTGTTGTCAAAGTCACGGCGCTAAAATTGTCGCCGGCGGTAAAGAATACAAGTCGGGTCAATCAGGGGAATCGGCATGTTTCAGTTTTTATCCCGGAAAGAACCTTGGCGCTTACGGAGACGCCGGAGCTGTGGTCACGAACTCTGATTCCGCCGAATCATTCATAAGAAGCCTGTGCAACCACGGCAGGGAAGGCAAATACAATCATTCGATCGAGGGATTCAACGAAAGACTCGACGGGATGCAGGCGGCTATACTGAACGTTAAGCTCGGATATCTCGATAAATGGAACGAACAAAGAAGACGTGCGGCTCAAACCTATAAAAAGAGACTTGACCCTATCGGAGTGTGGACTCAATCGATGAGGGATGGAGATTTACCGGTTTACCACCTTTTCGTCATACAACACTCAAAGAGGGACGAACTCGCCGGAGAACTTGCAGAAAAAGGAATATCCACGGGAATTCATTATCCGTCGGCCTTGCACCTGTTGAAAGCATACAAACATCTTGGGTACAATGAAGGCGATTTTCCCGTAGCTGAAAATGCGGCGAAAAAAATTCTTTCCCTGCCGATTTATCCTGAACTGAGTGACAACGACATACACCGTGTTTGCGACGAAATTGAAAAGTTCTGTTCCAAAAACGGATTGTGA
- a CDS encoding GWxTD domain-containing protein, whose protein sequence is MKNDTVIFGDLLGIGEEVTVYGSSTFLPCSFSLKKNGFTVETYEAEQVEFQGIDVFKCSMRIPADTGFYVISLYNDEDTSSRTLRVIDRIHTDSVRTEKLVEEMVFALPPDEFRRIRSRNIEAKMSFLIDFWNGHDPTPSTERNEVMETYYRRIEYADERFVEGGKGWKTDRGKIYVLLGLPDEIEDYSFALESRPFQIWYYYSRGMKFTFVDEHLIGNYKLTEPRGWLDVWRSYFDYN, encoded by the coding sequence ATGAAAAACGACACAGTGATTTTCGGAGATTTGCTCGGAATCGGAGAAGAAGTGACGGTTTACGGCTCTTCGACATTTTTACCGTGTTCTTTCTCGTTGAAAAAAAACGGATTCACCGTCGAAACATACGAGGCAGAACAGGTTGAATTTCAAGGTATAGATGTTTTTAAATGCAGTATGAGAATCCCTGCCGACACCGGATTTTATGTAATTTCACTTTATAACGACGAGGACACCTCCTCGAGAACTTTGAGGGTGATAGACAGGATACATACTGACTCCGTGAGAACGGAAAAATTGGTTGAAGAAATGGTCTTTGCCCTGCCGCCTGATGAATTTAGAAGAATTAGATCCAGAAACATAGAGGCGAAAATGAGTTTTCTGATAGATTTCTGGAACGGGCATGATCCGACACCGTCCACCGAAAGAAACGAAGTCATGGAGACTTATTACAGGAGAATCGAATACGCCGACGAAAGATTTGTCGAAGGCGGAAAAGGATGGAAAACGGACAGAGGGAAAATTTACGTCCTGCTCGGATTGCCTGACGAGATTGAAGATTATTCATTTGCCCTTGAAAGCCGGCCCTTTCAGATATGGTATTATTATTCGAGAGGAATGAAATTTACTTTCGTAGACGAGCATTTAATTGGAAATTATAAACTAACAGAACCCAGGGGGTGGCTCGATGTTTGGCGCAGTTATTTTGACTATAATTAG
- a CDS encoding GWxTD domain-containing protein, protein MFGAVILTIISSLLVSEGDIRFYLSTSRYLDNKGATWLEMYINVPSNPAFNSVNLDFEVIDSKDSVRLSTSWPMDIPTTESKYSAIDNFSFDLSETYTVKITLTEPFGSKEGRISFRASPLEENAVLSDILFSNSVSASSDTGALIKNGLLIYPLFDREMTLINPKLIVYYEVYPDESSDSVSVVSSVSDSDGNQIWKYTSFINAVESDAYVGKVINVPVGDFKDGEYTFKINSGGFERTERFTVIWEPIETTLEIGEMEMSDVAKEYYFQIEALLNVRQLQVFESLDAEGKKNFAQVFWISRDPNPMTPINEDLELFAERMDYVDNHFSSGFEAGYESDRGRIYIKNGGPEERIIVPADDHYVPNEIWVYWRYGWKYIFADISGHGLYELIYSNDPNETNHPNWERYTSENLGDVW, encoded by the coding sequence ATGTTTGGCGCAGTTATTTTGACTATAATTAGCAGTTTACTTGTATCCGAGGGCGACATAAGATTTTATCTTTCTACATCAAGATATCTCGACAACAAAGGTGCGACTTGGCTTGAAATGTACATAAACGTTCCGTCAAATCCTGCGTTCAACTCAGTAAATCTCGATTTCGAAGTGATTGACAGCAAAGACAGCGTAAGACTTTCAACATCATGGCCTATGGACATTCCCACGACTGAATCAAAATATTCCGCAATTGACAATTTTTCCTTCGACTTGTCGGAAACTTACACAGTGAAAATCACTTTGACAGAACCTTTTGGCAGTAAAGAAGGACGGATTTCTTTCCGCGCGTCACCTTTGGAAGAAAACGCCGTACTGTCGGATATTCTGTTTTCAAACAGCGTCTCAGCTTCATCCGATACCGGCGCACTGATAAAAAACGGTCTTTTGATATATCCTCTGTTCGACAGAGAGATGACTTTAATCAATCCCAAACTCATCGTTTATTATGAAGTTTATCCCGATGAATCCAGCGATTCTGTCAGCGTTGTTTCGTCAGTATCCGACTCAGACGGGAATCAAATATGGAAATACACTTCATTTATAAACGCAGTCGAATCAGACGCTTATGTCGGAAAGGTGATAAATGTTCCCGTGGGAGATTTTAAGGACGGAGAGTACACTTTTAAAATCAATTCCGGCGGATTTGAAAGGACGGAAAGATTTACTGTCATTTGGGAACCTATTGAGACAACACTTGAAATCGGTGAAATGGAAATGTCTGATGTGGCCAAGGAATACTACTTTCAGATTGAAGCTTTGCTCAATGTCAGACAGCTTCAAGTGTTTGAATCGCTCGATGCGGAAGGTAAAAAGAATTTTGCGCAAGTGTTCTGGATTTCAAGAGATCCAAACCCCATGACGCCGATTAATGAAGACCTCGAGTTGTTTGCAGAGAGAATGGACTATGTAGACAATCATTTTTCGAGCGGTTTTGAAGCCGGCTACGAATCGGACAGAGGCAGAATTTACATAAAAAACGGAGGACCGGAAGAAAGGATAATCGTACCGGCGGACGACCATTACGTGCCGAATGAAATCTGGGTTTATTGGAGGTACGGATGGAAATACATTTTTGCAGACATTTCAGGCCACGGGCTTTATGAGCTGATCTATTCCAATGATCCCAACGAAACCAACCATCCTAACTGGGAAAGGTATACGAGTGAGAATCTCGGAGATGTTTGGTGA
- the nadB gene encoding L-aspartate oxidase: MVREKIIVVGSGLAGLYFALEISRKYDVLILTKKEGIDANTNYAQGGIAAVHGKDDAFDIHFEDTVRVGEGLCREDALKIMVEEGPGLVRKLFSLGVEFSQTDGSPDLWLEGGHSRRRIWHAKDSTGNAIEKTLISLVKSDEHIELREKTMVFDLIIEEGICRGVKVLDNEGKRLKDERACAVMMASGGIGQVFEFTTNPKIATGDGIAMAFRAGATICNMEFIQFHPTSLYEENRPDDMKSFLISEAVRGEGAVIKSISGDEIMKNVHKLGSLAPRDVVARAIQAHMFETGDKHVLLDFSNIPGERFKSKFPLINYECIKRNVDLSKKVIPVVPAAHYVCGGIKIDLDGRTDIPALFASGEAAYSGVHGANRLASNSLLEALVFSNRAAKQLLNGNNSVKEPESGPVMNLTCSLGDKEAEAVKTKLQKIMWENCGIVRRQEKLDEALAELNAIKSTLKPEDSVFTVGGAELTNMFIVSELIAYSASLRKESRGLHYRKDWPNAREIFSRDTELSIRKEEKWMSP; this comes from the coding sequence TTGGTGAGAGAAAAAATAATAGTTGTCGGCTCTGGACTCGCCGGACTCTATTTTGCGCTCGAAATCAGCAGAAAATATGACGTCCTCATTCTGACAAAAAAAGAGGGCATTGACGCAAATACAAATTACGCCCAAGGCGGTATTGCTGCTGTCCACGGCAAAGACGACGCTTTTGACATCCATTTCGAAGACACGGTGAGAGTCGGGGAAGGCTTGTGCCGTGAAGATGCGCTCAAAATCATGGTCGAAGAAGGACCTGGCCTTGTCAGAAAACTGTTTTCACTTGGCGTGGAATTTTCCCAGACCGACGGATCTCCGGACCTCTGGCTGGAAGGAGGGCATTCGAGAAGAAGGATCTGGCACGCGAAAGACAGTACCGGGAACGCAATAGAAAAAACGCTGATCTCGCTTGTAAAAAGCGACGAACACATCGAACTCAGGGAAAAAACGATGGTTTTCGACCTTATTATCGAAGAGGGAATATGCAGAGGGGTAAAGGTCCTCGATAATGAGGGAAAAAGACTGAAGGATGAAAGAGCGTGCGCCGTCATGATGGCTTCGGGCGGCATCGGACAGGTGTTTGAGTTCACTACTAATCCGAAAATAGCGACAGGAGACGGCATCGCCATGGCTTTCAGGGCGGGAGCAACGATATGCAACATGGAATTCATTCAGTTTCACCCCACAAGCCTTTACGAAGAAAACAGACCGGACGACATGAAATCTTTTCTTATATCCGAGGCCGTGAGAGGTGAAGGAGCAGTTATCAAGTCCATATCCGGCGATGAGATAATGAAAAATGTTCACAAACTCGGATCCCTGGCTCCAAGAGATGTTGTCGCCAGAGCAATTCAAGCGCACATGTTTGAAACCGGAGATAAACACGTCTTGCTCGACTTTTCGAATATCCCCGGAGAACGTTTTAAATCCAAATTTCCTCTCATTAACTATGAATGCATTAAAAGGAATGTGGACCTGTCAAAAAAAGTTATACCCGTCGTACCGGCGGCTCATTATGTCTGTGGAGGAATAAAAATTGACCTGGACGGCAGAACGGATATTCCGGCCCTGTTCGCGTCAGGTGAGGCGGCTTATTCAGGCGTTCACGGTGCGAACCGACTGGCATCGAATTCACTTCTCGAAGCGCTCGTTTTTTCAAACAGGGCGGCCAAACAGCTGCTTAATGGAAACAACAGCGTTAAGGAACCCGAATCCGGTCCGGTAATGAATTTAACCTGTTCATTGGGCGATAAGGAGGCTGAAGCAGTAAAAACCAAACTTCAGAAAATAATGTGGGAAAACTGCGGCATTGTCCGTCGACAGGAAAAACTTGACGAAGCTCTCGCAGAACTGAACGCGATAAAATCAACTCTTAAACCTGAAGATTCGGTTTTTACAGTGGGTGGGGCCGAACTTACAAATATGTTTATCGTTTCTGAGCTGATAGCATACTCAGCTTCTTTGAGAAAGGAATCAAGAGGCTTGCATTACAGAAAAGATTGGCCGAATGCGAGAGAAATTTTTTCTCGCGACACAGAGTTGTCAATCAGAAAGGAGGAAAAATGGATGTCTCCGTAA
- a CDS encoding HPF/RaiA family ribosome-associated protein, which translates to MDVSVTIRNEELKTEYAKIKDKMDLKIDKLSQFAEEIHNVKLVVDKSGVDTVAELSLHSRGKDFYSKAKTKSLKESFNSAVSKMQVQMKKEYGKYTSRRHKEKEV; encoded by the coding sequence ATGGATGTCTCCGTAACGATTAGGAACGAAGAACTCAAAACCGAATACGCTAAGATAAAAGACAAAATGGATTTGAAGATCGACAAACTAAGCCAGTTCGCGGAGGAAATTCATAATGTTAAATTAGTCGTAGATAAAAGCGGCGTAGACACAGTCGCGGAATTGTCACTGCATTCGAGAGGAAAAGATTTTTATTCAAAAGCAAAAACAAAATCTTTGAAAGAAAGTTTTAATTCTGCAGTAAGCAAGATGCAGGTTCAGATGAAAAAGGAATACGGCAAATACACTTCGAGAAGGCATAAGGAAAAAGAAGTCTAA